In Alkalihalobacillus sp. AL-G, the genomic stretch TTAAAGAGCGGACTGGTTCAATCCTCCCAGGTGTAGCTCCTTCTAATTTATATGTTACAAAAGACGGAAAATGGGTCATTGTTGCCGCGAATTCGGATAACTTATTTAAACGACTTGCTGTTGCCATAGGAAAAGCGGAGTGGATGGATGACCCTAGATTCAACACCCATGAAGCGAGAGGTACAAACCAAACAGTACTTGATGACTTAATTTCTGAATGGGTGAAATCAAAAAATGCACAAGAAGTACTGACCATCATGGATGAAAATGGAGTTCCTGCAGGCCCAGTTTATAACATAGAAGATATTGCTAAAGATAAGCATTATCATGAGCGGGAAATGATACAGGAAATCGTTGATAAAGACATGGGATCCGTACATATGCCAGGGATCGTTCCTAAGATGAGCAAAACACCGGGAAGTATTAAATGGAGTGGACCGTCTATAGGTGAAAACAACCAAGAAGTCTACCAGCATCTTCTTGGTCTTTCAGAAGAAGAATATCAATCTTATAAAAAGAATGGGATCATATAGTTTGGAGAAGGAGTCAATTATGATTCTTAAGACTGCCGGGGAACACTCGGCAGTCTTTTTGTTATAAACTTTCATAATTCCTATTAGTGTACTTATCGGAAGAAAACCATATTTAAATAAAATCTTGTGAGCGTTAAAAGCAGGCTTTGAAGTCTTGGTAACGAAATAGACTTATCTAAAGGAGGCGATTTTTATGATGATGATTAAAATGGAACGTTTATATAGAGGGACTAGATTCAGGAATTAAATCTAAAGGAGTGTTGTTATTGAAACAAGCTTTACTGGTTATTGATGCACAACAACAATTGATTGATGGGAATCAAGAAGAGAATTATGTTTTTAAAAGGGAAGAACTGTTAGCAAATATCAATTTAGTGACCTATAAAGCATTGGAATCTGATTCGTTGGTCGTGTTTATTAGAGATCTTGATGTCGCTGAAGGCAAAGGGGAAGGATTTCAAGTCCACAACGAAATCAATGTTCCACCTAACGCGGAGATCTTTGATAAAGCTGCGACAAATTCGTTTTATGGAACGCCATTACTAGGCTTTTTGCAGGATGAGAAGGTTGGACATCTCGTGATAATGGGATGTAAAACAGAGCATTGTATCGATTCGGCGGTGAGAACGGCAACCGTCAATGGTTTTGATGTAACAATAGTCAGGGGCGGGCATTCAACGACCGATTCTTAAACCTTAACTGCTGAACAAATCATCGCTCATCATAACGAAATTCTCCATGGTCACTACAATGTGGATCATTTTTCTGTTGTCAGGAAAGCAGAGGAAGATCTGTTTCAACCAAATCACAATAATTATCGATGATATGGAGTGAACTGTATTAAAATGAACCTTGTTTAACAGATTTTATGACATAATGTAAAATCAGAAGGATCGGCTATTCATAAGCGATCCTTTTTCCGTTTTTGGTATGGTGAACACGCGTGTTTGCTCTATTGCTAAAGTCTGAACGCATTTTGATTCGATTTTCACATGTAGGGGAATCTAGAGACAAAAGGTATAAGGATGGACACCGACGGTACTTAGGTACCCATGAATACTCGCAGCAAACATTCGAATACTTATTACAGATATTATGAGTTTACCTCTTTACCTCTCATTACTGCATACTTGTACATTAGAGATATGGTCAAACTTTTTATAACTACGACTGCAATTATGTGAAAAGGACGTGAACCGATGAAGGAACTAGTGAACTATTGTTTAGGATTACTCGCCTGCATCTTTTCCTTTTTAGGCGGAATCACTTTCATTCTTTCAGATATTACAATAACGATTCTTTTATTATTGGTCAGTTTGATCTTGATGCTTTTCTTGTTTAAGCGTTTTGCTTGAATGCTTCCTAAAAAACTACTTGCAGAAAAGTAAAAAAATATTGACAACGGGCATGTTTATCGATTATTGTTAGTAACATCAATAAAAAAGTGAATAGTATTTTCTTCTTATCTAGAGAGGTGGAGGGACTGGCCCTTTGATACCTCGGCAGCGGGTTTTATGTGACCACATAAAACACTGTGCCAATTCCAGCAAATGCGTCAAGCATTTGGGAGATAAGAAGAGACGGTTTCCTACATAAAGTGAGCCCCTCTTCTTGTTTTTCAAGAAGAGGGGCTTTTTTGATTATGTTGTGTCCCGCAAATCATTTTTATAGGACACATTCTCCTAAAAACTAGGAGGTTGTGTCCCGCAAATCATTTTTATAGGACACATTCTCCTAAAAACTAGGAGGTTGTGTCCCGCAAATCATTTTTATAGGATACATTCTCCTAAAAACTAGGAGGTTGTGTCCCGCAAATCATTTTTATAGGACACATTCTCCTAAAAACTAGGAGGTTGTGTCCCGCAAATCATTTTTATAGGACACATTCTCCTGAAAACTAGGAGATTGAGTCCCATAAATCATTTTTATAGGACACATTCTCCTGAAAACTAGGAGATTGAGTCCTGCAACTGGTCATTCAAGGATACATTCTCAAAAATCTTTCAAAAAGAAAGGAGCATACAACATGATTCACTTTGATCACGTGTCGAAGGTGTTTGAGAGTAATGGAGCATCACTTAAGGCGGTAGACGATGTCGAATTGAAGGTTGAAAAAGGAGAAATCTTTGGTGTGATCGGATTCAGTGGTGCTGGTAAAAGTACGTTAATTCGACTGGCCAACTTGTTGGAACGACCGACCAAGGGGCGTGTTTTACTGAATGGGCAGAATATCGCAGATCTTTCCCAGCCTGAACTGCGTAAGGTGAGAGGGAAAATCGGGATGATCTTTCAACACTTTAATTTGTTGGAATCAAAAACAGTCTATCACAACGTCGCATTCCCGTTATTGATTGCAGGCATACCGAAAAAGGAAATCCAAAAACGAGTGAAGGAGATTTTAGAATTTGTTGGATTGGCGGAGAAAGAGAGGCACTATCCAGACCAGCTTTCAGGGGGTCAAAAGCAGCGGGTCGGAATTGCACGCGCTTTAGCAACCTCCCCTGAGATCTTGCTTTGTGATGAGGCGACTTCCGCACTTGACCCAGAAACGACCAAGTCAATTTTAGACTTATTGCGTCGGATCCGTGAAGAGTATAACATCACGATTTTAATGATCACACACGAAATGAACGTCATTCGTGAAATCTGTGATCGGGTTGCGGTCATGGAGGACGGTCGGATCATTGAACAAGGAACGATCTTTGATGTGTTTTCGAATCCGAACCATCCGACGACAACGAATTTTGTCCGGACTGTCATGCAGGATGAAATTCCGGAATCAATTTTACGATTGATTGACGAACATGAAGGGCGTAGTCATATTTACCGGATAACCTTTATTCGCGAAACGGCAGGTGAACCGTTCCTGTCAAGAGTCGCAAAACGGTTCGATGTCGATGTGAACGTATTATACGGTCAGATTACAGAGCTTCAAGGCATTCCGTTTGGTAATTTGATCGTCGAGTTCCAAGGAAGTACGGCAGAAATTTTAAAAGCGATCCATTATCTTCAAACCAATGTAAAAATCAAGGAGGTGACAGCACATGCAGGTTGACCTACTTACTTTTTGGCCAAAAATTCTTGAGGCAACGAATGAAACGCTGGCGATGGTTGGAATCGCACTCGTATTTGCTACATTGATCGGGTTGCCGCTTGGCGTTGCCCTTGTCGTCACTCGTCCGAACGGATTGCTACAAAATAGTCCAGTATTTAAAGTGCTCAATGCCATCGTAAACTTTTTCCGATCGATTCCGTTCATCATCTTGCTTGTTGCGATTTTGCCGATTACACGCTTTCTAGTGGGAACATCGATCGGTACGGCGGCTGCTGTTGTCCCGCTCGTCTTTTTCTCGGGACCTTACATCGCCAGGCTCGTGGAAAGTAGTTTGCTAGAAGTGAAGCCCGGTGTCGTGGAGGCGGCAGAGGCGATGGGGGCTACGCCATGGCAGATCGTCTTCCGTGTTCTCATTCCAGAAGCACTCAGTTCACTTGTACTTAATATCACCATTGCAACAATCGGCTTGGTCGGAGCATCTGCAATGGCCGGATTTGTCGGTGGAGGCGGACTTGGTGATTTAGCGATAGCCTACGGGTACCAACGCTTTGAAACCGACATCATGATTATAACGGTACTACTGCTCGTTGTACTCGTACAACTTGTTCAAACGACAGGAAATCTATTATCACGTAAAATTCGCAGACATTAAAAGGGGGAAAATAACATGAAAAAATTATGGATCATTATTAGTTTAGTAGTCGTTTTTGGAAGTGTACTGGCAGGATGCAATACAGGGGAAGGTGCTGAAGACCAGGTTGTTAAAGTAGGATTGAATGGGTCAGGTGTTCCGATCTGGGAGAAAATCAAGGAAAAAGCGGCAGATGAGGGAATTGAAATCGAATTGGTCGAGTTTGCGGATTATGTTCGTCCTAATTTGGCTTTAGCAGATGGCGATATCGACTTGAATGCATTCCAAACGGTTTCCTACTTTGATGCGTTTATTGAAGAACGTGATTTAGATTTGGCTCCAATTGCGACAACTTTAATCGCACCGATGGGGATCTACTCGGAAAAATATAAGGACGTCAGCGAAATCCCAGACGGAAGCAAAATCGCTTTACCGAAAGAGGCAACAAATATGGGGCGTGCCCTTTTATTATTGGAAAAGGCGGGATTGATCGGCTTACCAGAAGATTTTGATGGAAATGGTTCGATTGACAAAGTGGAAGAAAACCCGAAAAACCTGAAGCTAGAACCGATTGTGGCTGGCCAAACGCCACGTGTATTACCGGATGTAGCGGCATCGATCATCAATAATGGTGTTGCGGTGGAAGCTGGCTTTGTCCCTGTGAAAGATGCAATTTTTATTGAGGATGACACTGCAACACCTTATATCAATATCATCGCATCCCGTGCAGATGAGACGGATAAGGAAGTATTCAAGGAAATCGTAGAAATCTATCAGCAAGAGGATGTAGCCACCCATATTCGCAAGGTGTATAACGATTCATTGATTCCGACATTCGTCCCGCTCGATCAAATCGGCTGGTAAAGGAGAAGCGTAATCATGACGGCAACGACATATACAAGATTAGAAGAGTCAGTTTTACAATCTATTGAAAAGAATAAGAAAACTTATATTGATGTGAGTTACCGAATCCATGAAAACCCTGAAACCGGAAATGAAGAAGTGTTTGCCTCTAATTTACTTTGTTCGCTTTTAGAGGATGCTGAATTTGAGATTGAACGGAACATCCCGGAGCATGAGACGGCTTTTATTGCTCGTAAAAGCTCCGCAAAACCAGGTCTGAAAGTCGGGTATTTAGCGGAATATGATGCCTTGCCAGGACTCGGTCATGCTTGCGGCCATAATATCATCGGCACGACAAGTGTCGCCGCAGCCATTGCAGTTGGAAAGGTGATTGATGAAATCGGCGGGGAAGTAGCCGTACTCGGAACTCCTGCAGAAGAGGGCGGAGTGAATGGAAGTGCGAAAGGGACGTTTGTCCGTCATGGCCTTGTGCAGGATTTTGATGCATGTATGATGGTCCATCCATTAGGGAGAACAACCGGATCTGCGGAAACGTTAGCCGTGGATCCCATTGATTTCGAATTCTTTGGAAAGTCTGCGCATGCAGCGGCGAATCCGGAAGAAGGAATCAATGCACTTGATGGGATTATACAGCTTTTTAATGGGATCAATGCGCTTCGGCAGCACGTAACAGATGATGTACGGATTCATGGAATCATTTTGGATGGAGGTCAGGCGCCAAACATTGTTCCCGACTATGCTCGGGCACGCTTCTTTATCCGGGCAGCCACTCGGAATGCTTGTAATGTGATCACCGAAAAAGTCGAAAGAATTGCCGAAGGAGCGGCACTTGTGACAGGGAGCACGTACAAATTTACCCGGATTCAGAATGGTGTTGATAATTTTTACGTAACACCGAGGTTTGATGAGGTCTTTAGTGAAAAAGCCAAGCGTCTTGGGGAAAATTATGTGGAGGATCGACAAGGGATCGGTTCAACCGATGCAGGGAACATCAGTCAAGTGGTACCGACGATTCATCCGTATATCAAGATTGGTCCTGAAAGCCTTGTTGCTCACACAAATGAATTCCGTGAAGCAGCTAAATCCGAAAAAGGTGATCAAGCACTGATTACAGGTGCAAAAGCACTTGCACTGACCGGCCTTGATTTATACACCAAGCCGGAACTTCTACAGGAAATCAAAAAACAATATCAAGAAGGAAAGCTCTGATTCAATACGGATCAGACTTTTGCTTTTTTTTACAGGGATAACGTTCTTTAATAAGGAATAAATAAAAGGGTATGTAATTTAGTACTAAGCTAAAATCATAAGCATGCAGGTGAATCGATGGAAACGATAGAACTAGTAGAGACTTTTTCTGATGAAGAATATTTGGAACAGATGGTAGAGATTTTTTTGAACGTACATAACATCGGCGACCGGACATCCGTAGAGGAAAGATTCAGGCGGCACAGTACGTATCCTGGTTTCAGGAGGTCGGTCGCCATCGATGACGAGAACAAGGTGCTCGGTTTTGTATACGGGTACACGTCACTGCCAGAGCAGTTTTACAATGGGAAGCTCCGAGCACAAATGACATATGAACAAGTTGAGAAGTGGTTGTCTAATTGCTTTGAATTTGTGGAGTTGGCCGTAGATCCATACTACCACCGGAATGGACTTGGAAGTAAGCTTCAT encodes the following:
- a CDS encoding methionine ABC transporter permease, whose protein sequence is MQVDLLTFWPKILEATNETLAMVGIALVFATLIGLPLGVALVVTRPNGLLQNSPVFKVLNAIVNFFRSIPFIILLVAILPITRFLVGTSIGTAAAVVPLVFFSGPYIARLVESSLLEVKPGVVEAAEAMGATPWQIVFRVLIPEALSSLVLNITIATIGLVGASAMAGFVGGGGLGDLAIAYGYQRFETDIMIITVLLLVVLVQLVQTTGNLLSRKIRRH
- a CDS encoding GNAT family N-acetyltransferase, giving the protein METIELVETFSDEEYLEQMVEIFLNVHNIGDRTSVEERFRRHSTYPGFRRSVAIDDENKVLGFVYGYTSLPEQFYNGKLRAQMTYEQVEKWLSNCFEFVELAVDPYYHRNGLGSKLHDSILEKTTHKTSILTTGAEMAAAQALYKRKGWETIQTDVDVLGAGKRQLIMGKKL
- a CDS encoding M20 family metallopeptidase, translating into MTATTYTRLEESVLQSIEKNKKTYIDVSYRIHENPETGNEEVFASNLLCSLLEDAEFEIERNIPEHETAFIARKSSAKPGLKVGYLAEYDALPGLGHACGHNIIGTTSVAAAIAVGKVIDEIGGEVAVLGTPAEEGGVNGSAKGTFVRHGLVQDFDACMMVHPLGRTTGSAETLAVDPIDFEFFGKSAHAAANPEEGINALDGIIQLFNGINALRQHVTDDVRIHGIILDGGQAPNIVPDYARARFFIRAATRNACNVITEKVERIAEGAALVTGSTYKFTRIQNGVDNFYVTPRFDEVFSEKAKRLGENYVEDRQGIGSTDAGNISQVVPTIHPYIKIGPESLVAHTNEFREAAKSEKGDQALITGAKALALTGLDLYTKPELLQEIKKQYQEGKL
- a CDS encoding methionine ABC transporter ATP-binding protein; amino-acid sequence: MIHFDHVSKVFESNGASLKAVDDVELKVEKGEIFGVIGFSGAGKSTLIRLANLLERPTKGRVLLNGQNIADLSQPELRKVRGKIGMIFQHFNLLESKTVYHNVAFPLLIAGIPKKEIQKRVKEILEFVGLAEKERHYPDQLSGGQKQRVGIARALATSPEILLCDEATSALDPETTKSILDLLRRIREEYNITILMITHEMNVIREICDRVAVMEDGRIIEQGTIFDVFSNPNHPTTTNFVRTVMQDEIPESILRLIDEHEGRSHIYRITFIRETAGEPFLSRVAKRFDVDVNVLYGQITELQGIPFGNLIVEFQGSTAEILKAIHYLQTNVKIKEVTAHAG
- a CDS encoding MetQ/NlpA family ABC transporter substrate-binding protein — protein: MKKLWIIISLVVVFGSVLAGCNTGEGAEDQVVKVGLNGSGVPIWEKIKEKAADEGIEIELVEFADYVRPNLALADGDIDLNAFQTVSYFDAFIEERDLDLAPIATTLIAPMGIYSEKYKDVSEIPDGSKIALPKEATNMGRALLLLEKAGLIGLPEDFDGNGSIDKVEENPKNLKLEPIVAGQTPRVLPDVAASIINNGVAVEAGFVPVKDAIFIEDDTATPYINIIASRADETDKEVFKEIVEIYQQEDVATHIRKVYNDSLIPTFVPLDQIGW